The Streptomyces sp. 135 sequence AGCAGGGAGACCAGGACGCGTCCGGTGCGGCGGACGGCGAAGACCGCGACGAGGGCGGCGAGGCCCACTATCGCGAGGGCCGCGGGCACGCCCGTGACGTCGCCGCCGCTCGCGGTCAGGGGCAGGTCGCCGCCCGCCACCGACGCCGTGCCGCGGGCCCAGGTCTGGCGGGAGGCGAGCAGCGCGAGGGCCGCGCCGACGGCGCCGAGCAGCAGGGCGGCGGCGATGCTGCGCCTGCTGCCGCGCTGTTCCTTGGTCTCGGCGGACCCGGCGGCCTCCGCGGCCTTGGCGGGGTCGGGCTGGGCGTCGGTACGGGGCGGTGGTACAGCGGAAGTCACCTGTCCACTATCCCTCACGGCTTCCCGGGGCGTGCAGGCGGTTGGCGGTGTGGATGGCGCGCAGCACGGCGGCGGCCTTGTTGCGGCACTCGGTGTCCTCGGCGACGGGGTCGGAGTCGGCGACGACACCGGCTCCGGCCTGCACGTACGCCGTGCCGTCGCGCAGCAGGGCGGTGCGGATCGCGATGGCGGTGTCGGAGTCGCCCGCGAAGTCGAGGTAGCCGACGCAGCCGCCGTACAGTCCGCGCCGGGAGGGCTCCAGTTCGTCGATGATCTGCATCGCGCGGGGCTTGGGGGCGCCGGAGAGGGTGCCCGCGGGGAAGCAGGCGGTGAGCACGTCGAAGGCGGTGCGGCCCTCGGCGACCTGTCCGGTGACCGTCGAGACGATGTGCATGACGTGGGAGTATTTCTCGACGGACATGAAGTCCACGACCTCCACGGAGCCCGGCTCGCAGACGCGGCCCAGGTCGTTGCGGCCGAGGTCGACGAGCATCAGGTGCTCGGCGCGCTCCTTGGGGTCGGCGAGCAGTTCGTCGGCGAGCGCCTGGTCCTCCTGCGGGGTGGCACCGCGGTGGCGGGTGCCCGCGATGGGGTGGACCATGGCGTGCCCGTCCTCGACCTTGACGAGGGCTTCGGGGCTGGAGCCGACGACGTCGAAGCCGTCGAGGCGCAGGAGGTACATGTACGGCGAGGGGTTGGTGGCCCGCAGCACCCGGTACACGTCCAGCGCGCTCGCCTCGCACGGCGTCTCGAAGCGCTGCGAGGGCACGACCTGGAAGGCCTCGCCGGCCCGGATGCGCTCCTTGATGTCCTCGACCGCCTCCTGGTACTGCTCGCCGCCCCACAGCGCGGTGTACTCGGGCAGCTCGGAGGGCGGGAGCGCCGCCGGCGGCTGGGCGACGGGGCGCGAGAGGTCGGCCTCCATGGCGTCGAGCCGGGCGACCGCGTCGGCGTACGCCTCGTCGACGCCCGTGTCGAGGTCGTTGTGGTTGATGGCGTTGGCGATCAGCAGGACCGAGCCGTCCCAGTGGTCCAGGACGGCGAGATCGCTGGTGAGCAGCATGGTCAGCTCGGGGAGCCGCAGGTCGTCCCGGTCGCCGGGGCCGATCTTCTCCAGGCGGCGCACGATGTCGTAGCCGAGGTAGCCGACCATGCCGCCGGTGAAGGGCGGCAGGCCCGCGTCGGTGACCAGGTCGCGGGGGGTGTGCAGGGTCTCGACGGTGGCGCGCAGGGCGTCGAGCGGGTCGCCGCTGGTGGGGACACCGACGGGCGGGGTGCCCAGCCAGTGGGCTTCGCCGTCCTTGACGGTGAGGGTGGCGGCGCTGCGGACGCCGACGAAGGAGTACCGGGACCAGCTGCGGCCGTTCTCGGCGGACTCCAGGAGGAAGGTGCCGGGGCGTTCGGCGGTGAGCTTGCGGTAGAGGCCGACGGGGGTGTCGCCG is a genomic window containing:
- a CDS encoding anthranilate synthase component I, translated to MDLDTFRKLATDRRVIPVSRKLLADGDTPVGLYRKLTAERPGTFLLESAENGRSWSRYSFVGVRSAATLTVKDGEAHWLGTPPVGVPTSGDPLDALRATVETLHTPRDLVTDAGLPPFTGGMVGYLGYDIVRRLEKIGPGDRDDLRLPELTMLLTSDLAVLDHWDGSVLLIANAINHNDLDTGVDEAYADAVARLDAMEADLSRPVAQPPAALPPSELPEYTALWGGEQYQEAVEDIKERIRAGEAFQVVPSQRFETPCEASALDVYRVLRATNPSPYMYLLRLDGFDVVGSSPEALVKVEDGHAMVHPIAGTRHRGATPQEDQALADELLADPKERAEHLMLVDLGRNDLGRVCEPGSVEVVDFMSVEKYSHVMHIVSTVTGQVAEGRTAFDVLTACFPAGTLSGAPKPRAMQIIDELEPSRRGLYGGCVGYLDFAGDSDTAIAIRTALLRDGTAYVQAGAGVVADSDPVAEDTECRNKAAAVLRAIHTANRLHAPGSREG